In one window of Echeneis naucrates chromosome 17, fEcheNa1.1, whole genome shotgun sequence DNA:
- the elovl8a gene encoding ELOVL fatty acid elongase 8a has protein sequence MKVSQAVTLWQKVQLFYQGILENGDKRTDGWLLVRSPAPISCIFLCYLAIIWAGPKLMAKRQPVNLKAVLIGYNFAMVCLSAYMFYEFTASSWLSRYSLLCQPVDYSGSPLAMRMARVCWWFYFSKVIELSDTIFFILRKKNNQLTFLHVYHHATMIFNWWAGVKYVAGGQSFLIGLINSLVHVVMYLYYGLAALGPSMAKYLWWKRYLTSLQLLQFFMVTIHTTYNLFADCDFPDSMNIVVLAYSLSLIALFSNFYYRSYIAKRTKKT, from the exons ATGAAG GTTTCTCAGGCTGTCACCCTGTGGCAGAAAGTCCAGTTATTCTACCAAGGCATCCTGGAAAACGGAG ACAAGAGAACAGATGGCTGGCTGCTGGTCCGCTCTCCTGCTCCAATCAGCTGCATCTTCCTGTGCTATCTGGCCATCATATGGGCCGGGCCAAAGCTGATGGCAAAGAGGCAGCCAGTCAATCTCAAAGCTGTCTTGATAGGCTACAACTTTGCCAtggtctgcctgtctgcctacATGTTCTATGAG TTCACAGCCTCTTCCTGGTTGTCCAGATACAGTCTGCTGTGCCAGCCAGTCGACTACAGCGGCAGCCCACTGGCCATGAGG ATGGCCAGAGTGTGCTGGTGGTTTTACTTCTCCAAAGTGATAGAGCTGAGTGACACT ATATTTTTCATCCTGAGGAAGAAGAACAATCAGCTGACCTTTCTCCACGTCTACCATCACGCCACCATGATCTTCAACTGGTGGGCAGGGGTTAAATATGTGGCTGGGGGCCAGT cTTTTTTGATTGGCCTGATCAACTCCCTGGTCCATGTGGTGATGTATTTATACTATGGCCTGGCGGCTCTGGGACCCAGCATGGCCAAATACCTGTGGTGGAAGCGTTACCTCACCTCCCTGCAGCTG CTCCAGTTTTTCATGGTAACCATCCACACCACCTACAACCTGTTTGCTGACTGCGACTTCCCTGACTCCATGAACATAGTCGTGCTGGCCTATTCACTCAGCCTCATTGCACTCTTCAGTAACTTCTACTACCGCAGCTACATCGCTAAGAGGACCAAGAAGACATGA
- the fabp6 gene encoding gastrotropin has translation MAFAGRWETETQEGYEAFCKLLGIPDDVIMKGRDYKLITEVTQDGDNFSWTQIYPTNARVTNKFTIGKECDMETIGGKQFKATVSLEGGKLSVTFPNYHHTSEICGGKLVEISKAGSVELKRTSKKI, from the exons ATGGCCTTTGCTGGAAGATGGGAAACTGAGACCCAGGAAGGATACGAAGCCTTCTGCAAGCTGCTCG GTATCCCCGATGACGTCATCATGAAGGGTCGCGACTACAAGCTGATCACAGAGGTCACCCAGGACGGTGATAACTTTTCCTGGACCCAGATCTACCCCACGAACGCCAGGGTCACCAACAAGTTCACCATCGGCAAGGAGTGCGACATGGAGACCATTGGTGGGAAGCAGTTCAAG gccaCAGTGTCCTTGGAGGGAGGCAAGCTGAGTGTGACCTTCCCGAACTACCACCACACCTCCGAGATCTGCGGGGGCAAGCTCGTTGAG ATTTCCAAAGCTGGGTCTGTGGAACTGAAGAGAACCAGCAAGAAGATCTAG
- the selenop2 gene encoding selenoprotein Pb → MHSLACLWLYAALPGVLWAQHVTLMVEGDNNASRICKPAPHWEIKGQVPMQEVLGNVVVVALLKASUQFCLTQAQKISGLRERLTRSNMTEVSFMIINEQEAHSRAMYWELSRRAPPGVPVYQQTPTQDDVWEALDGDKDDFLVYDRCGHLTFHIVLPYSFLHYPYVEAAIRATYQKNICNCSVNSTLNSDMRNGTTQLNIETTTKLPKIQLDTDGPEKGERELENPQHIHHHHHTHHQQRESHHHRHSDHNTSQSQHEEDKNPEAPSIGHDHGPQHHQHHH, encoded by the exons ATGCACTCGCTCGCTTGTCTCTGGCTGTACGCGGCCCTGCCAGGGGTATTGTGGGCCCAGCATGTCACTCTGATGGTGGAGGGGGACAATAACGCCTCCAGGATCTGTAAACCCGCCCCCCACTGGGAGATTAAGGGCCAGGTACCCATGCAGGAGGTGCTGGGAAacgtggtggtggtggcatTGCTAAAGGCCAGCTGACAGTTCTGTCTCACTCAGGCCCAAaa AATCAGTGGCCTGCGTGAAAGGCTGACACGCAGCAACATGACCGAGGTGTCCTTCATGATCATAAATGAGCAGGAGGCTCACTCCAGAGCAATGTACTGGGAGCTGAGCAGAAGAGCACCCCCCGGTGTTCCTGTGTACCAGCAGACACCAACTCAAGATGATGTGTGGGAGGCCTTGGATGGGGACAAAGATGACTTTCTGGTCTACGACAG GTGTGGTCACCTCACCTTCCATATAGTGCTGCCTTACAGTTTCCTACATTACCCCTATGTAGAGGCAGCGATCAGAGCCACCTATCAGAAAAATATCTGCAACTGTTCT GTAAACTCTACTTTAAACAGTGACATGAGGAATGGGACGACACAGCTGAACATTGAAACAACAACCAAATTACCCAAGATCCAATTGGATACTGATGGTccagagaaaggagaaagagaattGGAAAATCCTCAGcacatccatcatcatcaccatacTCATCATCAACAGCGTGAAAGCCATCACCATCGTCATAGCGACCATAATACAAGTCAGTCCCAGCATGAGGAAGACAAAAATCCGGAGGCTCCTTCTATCGGCCATGATCATGGTCCTCAGCATCATCAGCACCATCATTAG